The window AAGCTCAGGCGCTTGTAGTGGTTATAGACGGCAACCGAGAGTACTTTCTTAGCGTCGTCTTGACCAATGACATGCTCATCTAGGTACTTTTTCAGTTCTCTGGGTTTGGGAATTTGATTCAACGAGAGACCCGAAGCACGAGCACGACGCTTCTGCGGGGGTTCTTTGGGAGGTACAGGTTGGGGAGCTGGCCCACTGGAGTCGAGCAACTCCTCATCTAGAATTTCGTTACACAGGTCAACGCATTCATCGCAGATGTAGACTCCTGGCCCTGCAATTAGCTTACGCACCTGCTCCTGAGACTTGCCGCAAAACGAACATTTTAGATGGGAGTCGTATTTAGACATATGAAGCCTCTTACTTGATAGGAGTGACAGCCGCTTCCGACTTGGGAAGATTCTGCCTGGTGATGACCTGATCGATCAAGCCATAGTCTTTCGCCTCAGCCGCTGACATAAAGAAGTCGCGCTCGGTATCTGCTTCGATTTTTTCGAGCGACTGACCCGTATGATGAGCCAGTAACTGGTTCAGCGTCCGCTTATGGTAAAGAATTTCTCTCGCTTGGATTTCAATGTCGATCGCCTGTCCCTGGGCACCCCCCAAAGGTTGGTGAATCATGATTCTGGAATTGGGCAGAGCCATCCGTTTTCCGGGCGCTCCGGCGGTCAGGAGAAATGCTCCCATGCTGGCAGCTAAGCCGAAGCATATAGTAACAACATCTGGACGAATTTGCTGCATGGTGTCATACATCGCCATCCCTGCTGTTACCGAACCACCAGGAGAGTTGATGTACAGTTGAATGTCCTTTTCGGGGTCTTCGGCATCTAAAAACAGGAGTTGGGCAATAATGGAGTCAGCGACAGTATCGTCTACCTGCGTCCCCAAAAATATGATGCGCTCTCTTAAGAGCCGTGAGTAGATGTCAAAAGCCCGTTCCCCGATACCGGACTGCTCTACCACCATCGGGACGACGTTGCTAGGGCTAAGGGAGCCAATGTCAAAGGAACTTAAGCTCGTGAACTGGTAGCCGTTGGACTGAGATTGCAGCATAGAACAGACGTTAAAGCATTTTAGTTAGCCGTGGTGCTATCTCACCCCTGCATAAAAGGGGGAATATCACAACTATTCTTCTAGTGTTCATTATGCCTCAATTGCCAGAGGACTGACGGTCTGAGGCATTGGATTTGAGTTTGGGGATCGAGAGAGATAGCCCTCCCATCCCCATCTTTGGGCTATTCAGCGGGTTCGGCTTGTACGTCAATTGTCTGGGACGCAGCCTCAATTTCCGGCTCTTGAGGGACGGTTGCGGTTGGAGATTCTGGTTGAGTTTCTTCTCCTTGTGTCTCTTCTGGTGTCAAGGAACCTTTGGGTACCAATTCAATGGTGGCGTGTTCTTCGAGCCACTTAATCGCTTTCTCTTTAATTAAATCGGATTCAACGACCTCTCGCAGGCGCTTGGGATCGACATCTTGTCCAGAAAGCTGCTCCAACACTTCTTGGGATTTGGCTTCAATCTCCTCTGGCCCAACGGTGAGAGATTCACGTTTCGCAATTTCCTGAAGAGCCAGGGATTGCTTGAGGCGGACAACGGCATCGGGGCGCGATCGCTCTTTCATCTGTGGTAGGGTTTCGGCATTAAACAGCTTGCGTACATCCATCCCATAGCTTTCCATCTGGATCGCCGTTTGGGTCAAAAGAGTTTGGACTTCCTGCTCAATCATCGTCTCAGGCAGATCAATCTCCACTTTCTCTAGGAGTGCCTCTAACAAGGCTTGCTCCTTACTCGCCGCCGTTTCTCGATCCGCTTTTTCCTGAAATTGCTTTTCTAAGGATTCCCGTAACTCAGCCAGCGTTTCCTTTTCACTGACTTCTTGAGCAAAGTCATCATCTAACTCTGGTAACTCTTTTTCCTTGAGTTCTTTCAGGGTGATGGTAAAAAGAGCTGCCTTGCCGGCTAAATCTTCTCGCGGATAATCTTCCGGAAAAGTGAGTTCAACGTCTTTGGTTTCCCCAGGGTTCATGCCCACTATCCCGTGAACGATGCCCTCCAAAAACCGTCCTTCTTCGAGTTCAATTTGAAAGTCTGTGGCTTGTGCCCCTGAGATTTCTGTGGCTTCTTCTCCCTCACCCGTATATCGACCGCTGTAATCCACCACCGCAACATCTCCCATTTGAGCGGGGCGTGATTCCACAGGGATAAGAGTGGCTTGCTCGACACGACGCTGTTCTAAGAACTGATCCACCGCCTCCGGCTCAGGCTGAGTCTCCTCGGCTTTAATACTCAAGCCACTGTAATCTCCTAAGTTAATTTGGGGTGGGACATCAACAGATGCTGAAAACGTTAGAGGTTGTCCCGGCTGAAATCGACTAATTAATTCCTCATAAGTGGAGGTGAGCTTGTAGTTTCCTAGAGCCTCGATCGATTCTTGCTCAATCGCTTGTTTTAGACCATCTTGAACCAAATCTTCGAGTGCGGCTTCTTTAATTCGTTGGTGTCCCAGCCGTTGTAGCAAAATTTGACGGGGTACCTTACCTTTGCGAAACCCAGGAATGTTGGCAGAACGTGAGAGGTTTTGCACGACCTTTTCGTAGGCTTGTTTGGTCGTTTCGGCGGGAATTTCAATCTCCAGACCGATCTGGCTCTTGGGGAGCGGTTCCTGAGTAACTTTCATGGACGCTTTCGTTTCAGACAACTGTTATATAGATTTTGTAAGGATTTAGGGCGGATATTTCAATAGATGCTTAAGCAACCAAGTCCTTTAAGGGTGAAGGCGGGTCTCTCGTGGTATTCTAGTTGCAACCCGTTAAGTATAAGCATCAACCGTTTTTCCTTTGCGTTTGCCCCTTTGGGACACCGCCACGGGTGATCGTCTTTAAGACAACGCTCTAGGCAGTGCTTGTAGTTTCCGTATCTGATGATAGTACATCGGAGCGGGTATTAGGGTTAGCATGACGCATCGATTCAACCGAACGTAGCGAACTTTACTTTGAGCGCCAAAGCGACTTAAGTAGCTACTCAATCGGGGTTTAGAGCATAAGTCGAACGATTAAGCCAAGTCTAGCCGATCGCGTAGCATCAGCCTAGACTAGAAGGAATCAAAGCTATTCCTTTCACGGCAGGCGAAGGGGTCTTGAGGTTTAACCCATTCCAGGATGAAACCTCTGTTGTAGCCAATAGCTCTGACTATCCCTCAAATGGTAGAGTGAGAAACCAGGCTCAAGCGTGTTAAGACAGGAAATAGCAATTTATTAAATTTCATGCCATTTTTAAAACGATGGTGCGCTAGAACGAAACAAAGTTACTAATGTAAGAGTATCCAGTAAACTTAAAAAAAATTAACGACCTATAAACCCTCAATCCCGATCCTGTAGAAAGTATCTCTTTATTAAGTTATTAAGCTCGTTATTCAAGGTGGAGGAAATTCATTTGTCTAATCCAATTCGCGTTGCTATTTTAGGCGCGACCGGTGCAGTAGGCACAGAGTTACTGGAATTACTGCAAAGCCGAAACTTCCCACTCGCTGAGTTAAAGCTTTTAGCCTCACCCCGCTCGGCTGGGCGTACCCTTTCCTTCCAGGGAGAAGAACTGTTAGTAGAGCCTGTATCCGAAAAATCGTTTGAGAATATCGATGTAGTCTTGGCCTCTGCCGGAGGGTCAACGTCGAAAGCTTGGGCTGCCAAAGCTGTTGAGAGCGGCGCGGCCGTGATTGACAACTCCAGTGCCTTTCGCATGAATCCAGAGGTACCCCTGGTCATTCCAGAGGTTAATCCTGATGCGGCAGCGATGCATCAAGGAATTATCGCCAATCCCAACTGCACGACGATTTTGATGGCTGTGGCGGTTTGGCCCCTGCATCAAGTACAGCCTGTCCAACGAATTGTTGCTGCCACGTATCAATCGGCGAGTGGGGCTGGGATGAGAGCGATGGAAGAACTCAAAACCCAGGCGCAAGCTATTTTGCACGGTGAAACTCCGATCACAGAAAGCTTTCCTTACCCATTAGCTTTTAATCTGTTCCCGCACAACACGCCGCTGAATGAGCAGGGGTACTGTGAGGAAGAGATGAAGATGGTCAACGAAACGCGCAAGATTTTTAATGTGCCCCAGCTTAGAGTTAGCGCGACCTGTGTACGGGTTCCTGTACTTCGTGCCCACTCAGAAGCGATTAATCTAGAGTTTGCACAACCCATGTCAGTAGCCACGGCAAGAGAGGTGCTTGCCAATGCCCCTGGAGTGCGACTGGTGGAAGACTGGCAAGCCAATTACTTCCCCATGCCGATTGATGCCTCAGGTCGTGACGAAGTTCTCGTGGGTCGAATTCGTCAAGACCTGTCTCATCCATGCGGTTTGGAACTTTGGCTGTGTGGAGACCAAATTCGTAAGGGTGCTGCCCTGAACGCGGTGCAAATTGCGGAATTGTTGGTTGCGCGCAATTTACTGCGACCAGCAACCACAACAATGGCTCATTAACAAACTGGCAAGATGAAGGGTTGAACGTTGGCAAGTTGAAAGTTGAAGGTTGCTCTGTTTAACCTAATAACCTTCAACCTGATAACCTTCAACCTGATAACCGACACTTATGGCAACGGCTACGCCGAGCAAACCTTTGACCGAGGAGGAATAAAAAAAGGGTGGTCAATTTTGGACGTGTACTAACGGCGATGCTCACGCCCTTCAAGGAAGATGGCAGCGTCAATTATGAAGTTGCTGAGCAATTAGCCACTCATTTAGTGAACAATGGCACAGATACGCTTGTCGTTTGCGGGACTACAGGGGAATCTCCAACCCTGACTTGGGATGAAGAGTACCAGTTATTTCAAGTGATACAGAAAGCCATAGCCGGAAAAGCTAAGGTTATAGCAGGAACCGGGTCAAATTCGACTCAAGAAGCCATTGCAGCGACGCAAAAAGCCGCTAAAATAGGGCTAGATGGATCGTTACAAGTCGTTCCTTACTACAACAAACCACCCCAGTCAGGACTGTATCATCATTTCCAGGCGATCGCGCAAGCCTGTCCTGACCTTCCCTTGATGCTTTACAATGTTCCGAGCCGCACCGGTCAAAATCTCCAACCGGAGACCGTTGCCCGCTTAGCCGAAATCCCCAACATTGTGGCACTCAAAGAAGCCAGTGGTAATTTCGACCAGGCCAGTCAAATTCGGCGTTTGACACCACCTGATTTTGCCCTTTACTCTGGAGATGATTCCTTTACCCTAGCCATGCTGGCAATTGGAGGCACTGGAGTTGTCAGTGTTGCCAGTCATTTAGTGGGTCAAGATCTGCAACAGATGATCCAAGCGTTTGAAGCGGGAAAAATCGTTAGAGCAAGGGAAATTCATCTAAAACTTTTCCCTTTATTTAAAGTTTTGTTCTGCACGACCAACCCGATCCCTCTAAAAGCAGCGCTGAAACTGCAAGGCTGGGACGTAGGTTCTTCACGTCCTCCCCTATGTGACCTGGCAACGGAGTTTAAAGAAGAGTTAGAAAAAGTTCTGATTGAACTTGCTTTGCTTTAAAAAGCTCGGATATTACTATCTACAAAATTTTCACCATAACCTCATAAATGGAATAGATATTACCTATGAATGGCTCTTAATAGTCTTAATAGTCCCTTTCCTACCCTATTCAAAGATGAAAGGGTAGGGGATAGATAAAAAAAGAAAACAGATGGCTTAGGCATCATCTCTTCTGTTCGTAGTGACACTAAACAGATTAGTGCTCAAAGACGAGGAATGGAAAAGCTTTGCATGATGCCGACGGCTTGACGTAACCATAAATTGTTATCTACCCACTCACTGTTCTTTTAGGTTTGAACGATTTTGAATTCCGTAAACAAAGATAAACCCATACCTCAACCTCAAAGGAGGCAAATGACTAACAACAAAAAATCTGCATCAGCCTTAAAAATTATTCCCCTAGGCGGATTGCATGAAATTGGAAAAAACACCTGTATTTTAGAGATCAACGACGAAATTATCCTTGTAGATGCAGGAATTGCTTTTCCCAACGATGAAATGCACGGGGTGAATATTGTTCTCCCAGATATGACCTATCTGCGGGAAAATCGCCACAAAATTAAAGGGATGATTGTCACCCACGGTCACGAAGACCATATCGGCGGCATTCCCTATCACCTCAAGCAATTTGATATTCCCGTCATTCATGGGCCACGTCTAGCCATGGCGTTGCTGCAAGGCAAACTGGAAGAAGCGGGAGTCGCCAATCGCACGGTATTGAAGACAGTGAGTCCTCGTGACATGGTACGAGTTGGCACTTCATTCGTGGTTGAATTTATTCGCAATACCCACTCCATGGCGGATAGTTTCACCATTGCCATCCACACTCCACTCGGTGTCGTGATTCATACGGGAGATTTCAAAATTGACCATACACCCGTGGATGGCGAATTCTTCGATTTCCAACGATTGGCAGAACATGGAGAGAAAGGAGTACTCTGCTTACTCAGTGATTCGACCAATGCAGAAGTCCCAGGACACACCCCTTCAGAAAGTGCAGTTTATCCCAATCTAGACCGCGTTTTCGCTCAAGCACCTGGACGGGTACTGATCACAACCTTTGCCTCGTCAGTGCACCGGGTGAATATCATTTTGCAACTCGCGCAAAAACACAAACGGGTTGTTTCAGTGGTCGGGCGCTCAATGCTCAATGTCATCGCCCACGCGCGTAATCTTGGTTACATCAAGTGCCCGGATAACTTGTTTGAGCCATTACATGCCGTTAGCAACTTACCTCCCGAAAAGGTCGTGATTCTGACGACCGGTTCTCAGGGTGAACCGATGGCGGCAATGACACGAATTGCTAATGGCGAACACCGACAAATTAAAATCAAACAGGGCGATACGGTGGTATTCTCCGCTAACCCAATTCCTGGCAATACTATTGCTGTGGTCAATACCATCGATAAGCTGATGATCCAGGGAGCTAATGTCATCTATGGTCGCGACAAGGGAATCCATGTTTCCGGTCATGGCGCACAGGAAGACCAGAAGTTGATGTTATCCCTAACTCGACCGAAATTCTTTGTGCCGGTTCACGGTGAGCATCGGATGCTGGTGCAACATGCCAAGATGGCTCAGGCGATGGGCATCCCCCCGGAAAATACGGTGGTGATCGACAACGGGGATATCGTAGAAGTCACGGAAAATAGCATTGGAGTCGCGGGCAAGGTGCCATCAGGGATTGAACTGGTTGATCGATGCGGCATTGTCCATGACAACGTTCTCAAAGAACGGCAGCAACTGGCAGAAGATGGTGTTGTTACCGTCGCGGCAGCCGTAGACTGGGAGGGCAAGCTGCTCGCCAAGCCAGAAATCCACCTACGAGGGGTTGTCTCCCTGGTTGAGAAATCCCTGTTGGAACAGTTGGTGATTAAGGCCATTGAAAGGACATTAACGGAGCGCTGGACAGACTTTGCCAAGTCCTTCGAGGGTAGTGAGTTGGAGATCGACTGGGCGGGCTTGCAAGTGCAAATTGAGAATGACTTGCGCCGTTTAGCCCGACGTGAACTTCAGAGTCATCCCCTCGTGGTCTTCTTGCTCCAAGCTCCGGAGGAACCCCCGGTCAAGGTCACGGGGCGACGCCGACGGTCAACAGCAAGGGTGGCTTCCTAGTCTCGCTGGGTACAAAGGATTGACCCCTGCCCAACCGCAAGAGGCGACCGAGGTTGGCGGGAAAAGATGAAGGTTTGTAAAGAATCTAGAAAACCGGGTTGAGTCAGTTCCCTCTCTTCCTCCCTCCTACAGCCCGGTCTACTACAGGACACGTTTGATCAGACTGATTTTGTCCAGGAAGAATTATTCTCTGGCAAAGTCAGTCTTTTGTTTTATGATGTTCACTACACAGATCGGTTATCCTGTTAAGTGATGTTACTGAGACTCTCAATCTAACTTCACAAAAGTTCAGTGAAATTACTAAGGTAATTGCCTTGTGTTTCAGTAACCATATCAATAACCAGCGATATCAGTTTAAAAGTTTAGATAGATACGTCATTCATTTTCGCCCGGATCATTTAGGTTTTTTTACTTACCCGAACCCCTGTTATTCGCGAGCGTGCATCTCAATCAATTTGGCTTTAAGATAAGCTGCTGATTCAGTAGCGATATTGACCCCAGCTACCTAGACCGAGGGTCAGACCACCCAGAACCGCGACACCTGTAATAGTTACAAACAAGCGTTTGACTCTTTTAGCCGACATGTCCGTCCCTACTAGAGTATGGCAATTCACCCAAAAGGGTACCGGAATTTATCCGGTATTGAATGCTGAGCGGTTGTAGGTAAATGACAGGCGATCCAGTTCGCTTTTCCCAAGCACAGGAAAGGAACTATGAATGTATCCGAGCATACAGCAAAGAATCTGACCATTACAAGTTGGGTTTGGACGCAGCCAGCTAAAAATTCTTCTCAATCAACCCCCTCGACCAATTTCCCCAAAGCCAAGAAAACCTTTGACCTACTTCATCCTGTAAGGCAGTGGCTTGATAGTGTTGATGTCAACAGCCCTGAAATGGCGCATCGACTCTGCCAACTCATCCCAGCGCAGTGTCCCTTTGAACGTGAGATCAAACTCTTTGGTCGTACTCTGTTTCATATTCCGCCCATGTGCAAGCTGAATCCGTTGTATGAGGAAGTCGTCGCATTGCGCTTTCGGGCTTTGTGTTACCTCGCTGATGAATGTGGTGAAGATATCTCCGCTTACTGCTAAAATTCCAATTCAAGGATTTTAGTGGAGGGCGTCGGGAAACCGTGCATCTGTAAGACATCATGGCCATCATTGCCCTGAAAGCCTGGTATCTCCAGCAATATGAACCGATTAAAGAACTGGAGAAACGCCCTCATGATTTGCGTCTGAGCAAAAATAGCTTGCTCAAGTCAGGTTTAAGAGCTGACTTTTTAGACGATAGCCAGGATGTGAAACACTCCGTTTGGTTTGGGCGCTACCTGGAAGGGGAAACCGTCGAGTTCTACATCGAAGGCAGTGGTGGTTATGCGATTTCCAACATTGACTTGATTTCTCACGAGATTTATTTCACAAAGCTTGAAGTGATGGCGCAACTAGAACCCATCATTTTTTTGAGCTACCAAAATGAGTACAACGGTTCTAGTGAGGCGCTGCGTAACGCCCTCTCGAAGACTCTGGAAACCTTTAACCCGCGCTCTCGCGTACCCCTCACACTGGAAGAATCCCGACGCCCTGTTGGTGAACCCATGCGCTTAAGCAGCACCCAAATGCGTAAAATCCGCAAAAGTCTGCTGTTTGTTGCCGATGGGACATCAGTCGCTCGAATCGATGGAGACAAAACGCCTCTATTAATTCCCAGCCCTCATGTTTGTGTGGAGATGGGCTATGCCTTAACAGCCAAGCGCACCGAACAAATTTTGCTGGTACAGATGGAACGACCAGACTTACCGGGACAATTTCCCTTTGATTTGCCCAGTTACCAGCAATTGCGGTTTCAACAGCCAAAAGATTTACAACAAACTCTGCCTTCGGTGCTGGAAACTTTGCTGCAACGGTATAGCTTATTGTCGTGAAGGTGTGATTTCCGCCGCCTAGTCGCTGATAATAATTGGGTTACGGATTAAGGATTGTTTTCCATGCCCAGAACCCCAGATGAGTACGCCGTATACATCTTTTTGTCAAGTGGCCACCGGGAAGAAGTACGTTTTGCCACCATTCAAGAATTTCAAAAGTGGTACAGTGGTGAACTGATGCCAAAAGCCACTTCTCAGGACTTCATTAACGTGCCGATCAAAAATATCCAAGGGGAGTACATGGTGCTGCGTCCCTCTAGCGTCACCGCGATTCGGGTGGAACCCGTTTACGCTGGAAGCGTCGATCGCTTTTAGTCAGGGGTCAAGGGTCAGAAGTCAGGGATCGGTTGACCAAGGCGTCATGACCCATGACCCACGAGCAATGGCTAAAGGTTGGAAAATTCTTGGTGAGTATGCGAAAAACAATAACTTGGCTCTCCCTAACTGTAGGGATGGCTTTCTTGAGTGCGAATGGTTTAGCCCTTGCTGATGCGCCGCAGCAACCCGTTAACCTGAAGGCGGGTCAGAGGAATTTAGCGCAGCAACCTGTTAATCCAGCAGCGGGTCAGGTCAGTGTGCCACTGCGACCCCTAAACCTAGATGAAAGTCAGGTCAATCTAAATGCATTGGGTTTAGACGAGCAGTTGTGGGGGAATCCGGGTCAACCGGGAGATCGGCAAGCGCTGTTGAAGTCGATCGACAACAGCTTACGTTTTCTGGCTTCACCCAAGGCGGCTGAGGTTTATCGGAAGTATCCAGTACCAGGGATAACACGCGATCGCGTCCGTCGTTCCCTCGTGCGTTTCCGCCAACTCGTTCGCAATTCCCGTTCTCCTGCCGAGTTACAAGCGGCAGTCCAGCGCGAGTTTGTTTTTTACAAGTCTGTCGGGAAGGACGAACAGGGAACAGTCCTATTTACGGGATACTTTGAACCGATTTATGCGGCGAGTCGCAGGCAAAGTGCCGAGTATCGCTATCCCCTCTACACACTGCCTGCTAACTTCTCCAGGTGGAAGACACCTCATCCAACCCGTGCTGAGTTAGAAGGGGAAGATGGTTTAGGGACAAAGAGCCAACTTAGAGGGGGCGAACTGGTCTGGCTGCGCGATCGCTTAGAGGCATTTCTTGTTCAAGTTCAGGGTTCCGCCCGTCTTCAACTCCCCGACGGCAAGCAGATGACTGTCGGTTATGCCGGCAAGACAAATTACCCCTACATCAGCATCGGGCGAGAATTGGTTAAAGATGGCAAATTGCCCTTGGAGGGATTGACATTACAGGTTCTGATCGATTACTTCCGCGCCAATCCGAGCGAACTGAGTCAATATTTACCCCGCAATCAAAGCTTTGTTTTCTTTAAGGAAACCTACGGGGCACCTCCGACGGGTAGCATTAATGTACCTGTAACCGCAGAGCGATCAATTGCCACAGATAAATCCCTGATGCCACCAGGAGCATTAGCGCTGATTAATGCCCCTATCCCTTACTCCAACGCCACCAATCAACTCGAAACTCGGATGGTGAATCGCTACGTACTCGATCAGGATACGGGTAGTGCGATTCAGGGAGCCGGTCGCGTCGATATCTTTATGGGAACAGGGCCAAAAGCCGGCGATCGCGCCGGGGCGATTAACGGCACAGGAGAACTTTATTACTTGCTGCTCAAAAAATAAAAATGAGTTTCAGCCACCACTCCTGGTCTTGACGCATGATTTCAATGTGTCGAATAAATTCTCGAAAGTAGAATCGGCGTTCAGATTCCGATAAATCATTCCAAAATTGGGGAATGGAAACGGCTTGGGCGATCGCTTGTAAATTGACAGGGGGTAGTGCCGCGAGTCGGGAGCGCAGTTGGGAAATTTCTGCCCGGAGTTTGTAGGCACGTAAATCAGCCGTTTCTGTATCGAGGACACCTGTTGCGGTTAAGGCCGGGAGTTGGGCTAATATTCCCTCATTTTGGGCAATTTGAAGGTCGAGCGATTGTTTTACCCCATCCAAGCTAGGGGTATTCATACTCGCGACGGCACGAGGTAAATCTTGACATATTGCCTCAATTGTGTATAAAAGTATTTTTTCGTAAGCGATCGCACGGCATTTGGGACGCTTGGGGCAGCGAATCGGACGTAGGTAGAGGTATTCTTTGCTGGTGCGGGGTCTTGTGACACTGGTCACCGTCATGTGAGACTGGCACTCCCCGCAGACCACTAAACCCGCCAAAGAGCGAGGGGCGCTGGCGGTACGGGGAGGAAGTCGGCGGTTGCGACGCAGCAGGCGGTCTATCTGGGCGGCTTCTTCTCGGTTGAGAATGGGGTTATGGGTATCAGAAATCACCTCACCATTGTGATAGCCTAAATCACCCCGATAGATGGGGTTGGTTAGCCAACGCCACCCAGTGGACACGGAAATTTTTTTATTGTACTTTTTTTCTAGATATCGCACGGCTCCCCGTAAGGAGCCATACAGGAGAAACTGTTCAAAAAAGTCTTTGACGACAGGGGCTGTCGAACGATCAATGATGTAGCGATCTTTACCGCGTCGATAGCCGTAGGGTGCTTTTCCAGGTGGAGGGAGAGCTTTCAGGCGATTCCGGGCGTGTCCTTGACGAATACGACGGCTAGATTGGTCTTTTTGAATTTCATTAATGAGTTGAAATAAATTTGCCCGAATATTCGGACTATTGGTAGTGGCGAGTTGAGAAGAGTTGTAGGATTGCTCTGTAGCAATGACTTCGATACCCAGAGATTCGAGTTGAGTGAGGCGATCGCTAACTTCTTCTATGGTGTCCCCTAGTGCATCTAAGCGCTGGAGTAATAAGTAATTGGCTGGTTCGACATGGCAATCCGCCAACAACTGCTGCAATTGCTGACGTCCTCCCAAATCTTGATAAATTTGATCCACCTCAAATCCCCAAATCGTTGGGTTCGCTGGGGATTCAAGGAGGGGGTCACTGTAAAGGTAGGCAACAATTTTCATGCAATCGCGATCGCATCCCGTAGGGGTGTAATCCTTTATACCCTAAGCCTGACCTAATTCGATGATGTTACCATCTGGGTCTTGAGTAAACAGCGCAGCGCGACCCGATGCGCTCATTTGTAGAGCACAGCCATGTTCTAATAGCTGGCTTTTGGCGGCATCCAAGTCAGCAACGGATAGGGCGAGGTGGGGGTTACGTCCCCATTTTTCGGGATTTTGCAGTTTTGGTTGAATGGATGAGTCTACCATCAGGTGAATCTGAAAGTCCCCCACCTGATACCAAACGCCTGGATATTTGAGTATGCGCTCTACTTTAGATAATCCTAAAATATTGCCATAAAAATGCTCTGCCTTTTCCAAGTCAGAAACAAGAACAGCGACATGAAGACACTGGGTAATCTGCATCACGAGTTTGAAGGAAGGAATCGAAGGGAGGTTAGTCTGATGCCATTAATTTTGACCTAAATCACCCGCCTAGGCGAACATCGATTCAATATCAGCCTCTTTCTACTCAACAACAGGCATCCCCGCTTCCACACTCAAGGCGCAGTTTCAAGATTTCATTTAATTATGATTAGGCTCTAAGTGCATAAACAAGAAGTTGTACATTCGGCGCTTTCCATGGATTCACTCAACGGGTTGCCAATGTCAATTCTATTTACATCATGACTTGACAACGGAATTATTCCTGATGTCTCAGTGTGGTATGTATGTAAAAGGTTAATTTGTTCCAAGATAAATTCAAATTCGTCAGTGGTTGCAGCGCTGAGGT of the Allocoleopsis franciscana PCC 7113 genome contains:
- a CDS encoding VOC family protein, yielding MQITQCLHVAVLVSDLEKAEHFYGNILGLSKVERILKYPGVWYQVGDFQIHLMVDSSIQPKLQNPEKWGRNPHLALSVADLDAAKSQLLEHGCALQMSASGRAALFTQDPDGNIIELGQA
- a CDS encoding recombinase family protein — protein: MKIVAYLYSDPLLESPANPTIWGFEVDQIYQDLGGRQQLQQLLADCHVEPANYLLLQRLDALGDTIEEVSDRLTQLESLGIEVIATEQSYNSSQLATTNSPNIRANLFQLINEIQKDQSSRRIRQGHARNRLKALPPPGKAPYGYRRGKDRYIIDRSTAPVVKDFFEQFLLYGSLRGAVRYLEKKYNKKISVSTGWRWLTNPIYRGDLGYHNGEVISDTHNPILNREEAAQIDRLLRRNRRLPPRTASAPRSLAGLVVCGECQSHMTVTSVTRPRTSKEYLYLRPIRCPKRPKCRAIAYEKILLYTIEAICQDLPRAVASMNTPSLDGVKQSLDLQIAQNEGILAQLPALTATGVLDTETADLRAYKLRAEISQLRSRLAALPPVNLQAIAQAVSIPQFWNDLSESERRFYFREFIRHIEIMRQDQEWWLKLIFIF
- the mltA gene encoding murein transglycosylase A — translated: MTHEQWLKVGKFLVSMRKTITWLSLTVGMAFLSANGLALADAPQQPVNLKAGQRNLAQQPVNPAAGQVSVPLRPLNLDESQVNLNALGLDEQLWGNPGQPGDRQALLKSIDNSLRFLASPKAAEVYRKYPVPGITRDRVRRSLVRFRQLVRNSRSPAELQAAVQREFVFYKSVGKDEQGTVLFTGYFEPIYAASRRQSAEYRYPLYTLPANFSRWKTPHPTRAELEGEDGLGTKSQLRGGELVWLRDRLEAFLVQVQGSARLQLPDGKQMTVGYAGKTNYPYISIGRELVKDGKLPLEGLTLQVLIDYFRANPSELSQYLPRNQSFVFFKETYGAPPTGSINVPVTAERSIATDKSLMPPGALALINAPIPYSNATNQLETRMVNRYVLDQDTGSAIQGAGRVDIFMGTGPKAGDRAGAINGTGELYYLLLKK